The following proteins are encoded in a genomic region of Triticum dicoccoides isolate Atlit2015 ecotype Zavitan chromosome 1B, WEW_v2.0, whole genome shotgun sequence:
- the LOC119339122 gene encoding probable methyltransferase PMT2, whose product MRGSRMNPDRRTRSIMSIVIVMGLCCFFYILGAWQKSGTGRGDSIALRVTKETDCTILPNLHFETHHSMGGVNPLIMNNKVFKPCHIRYRDYTPCQDQNRAMTFPRENMTYRERHCPAENEKLHCLIPAPKGYVTPFAWPKSREYVPYANAPYKSLTVEKAVQNWIQHQGDVFHFPGGGTMFPNGASSYIDELASVIPLTDGTIRTALDTGCGVASWGAYLMDRNILTMSFAPRDSHEAQVQFALERGVPAVIGVLGTMKLPYPSRSFDMAHCSRCLIPWKSNDGMYMMEVDRVLRPGGYWILSGPPINWKKYYKTWQRSKQDSEEEQNRIENIAEMLCWNKIYEKENTVIWQKKANSNACHNKNGRTSKMCNVQDADDIWYKKMETCITPIPEGAQQLQKFPQRLFAVPPRILEGTPGVTEEVYEEDKKLWKKHVDTYKRVNKLIGKSRYRNIMDMNAGLGSFAAVLDSPGSWVMNVVPTISERNTLGIIYERGLIGIYHDWCEAFSTYPRTYDLIHASGVFSLYENKCDLEDILLEMDRILRPEGAVILRDNVEVLNKVRSTVTGMRWKSKLLDHEEGPLVPEKLLIALKTYWVGSKEGSSP is encoded by the exons ATGAGGGGTTCGAGAATGAATCCAGACCGTAGGACACGGAGCATCATGTCAATAGTAATTGTGATGGGTTTGTGCTGCTTCTTCTATATACTAGGCGCTTGGCAGAAAAGTGGGACAGGGAGGGGTGACAGTATAGCATTGAGGGTGACAAAGGAAACCGACTGTACAATCTTGCCAAATTTGCACTTCGAGACCCATCATAGTATGGGTGGTGTTAATCCGTTGATCATGAACAATAAAGTGTTTAAGCCATGCCATATTAGATACAGGGACTATACTCCTTGCCAAGACCAGAACCGAGCAATGACCTTTCCTAGAGAAAATATGACCTATCGAGAGAGGCATTGTCCTGCGGAAAATGAGAAGCTGCACTGTCTTATCCCAGCACCAAAAGGCTACGTCACCCCTTTTGCTTGGCCCAAGAGCCGTGAGTATGTTCCATATGCAAATGCTCCATACAAGAGTCTGACAGTTGAAAAGGCAGTTCAGAACTGGATCCAGCACCAGGGAGATGTCTTCCATTTCCCAGGAGGCGGGACAATGTTTCCAAATGGAGCAAGCTCTTACATTGATGAACTTGCATCAGTCATTCCACTTACTGATGGCACCATTAGGACTGCACTTGACACTGGATGCGGG GTTGCAAGCTGGGGTGCTTACCTAATGGATAGGAATATATTGACCATGTCATTTGCACCTCGAGACTCACACGAAGCTCAGGTTCAATTTGCTTTGGAGCGAGGTGTTCCTGCTGTAATTGGAGTGCTTGGGACTATGAAGCTCCCATACCCATCTAGATCTTTTGATATGGCCCATTGCTCACGCTGCTTAATCCCCTGGAAATCAAATG ATGGAATGTACATGATGGAAGTGGATCGGGTTCTTAGGCCTGGGGGTTATTGGATATTATCTGGTCCTCCCATCAATTGGAAGAAATATTACAAAACATGGCAAAGATCCAAACAAGATTCAGAGGAAGAACAAAATAGAATTGAGAACATTGCTGAAATGCTTTGCTGGAATAAAATATACGAGAAGGAAAATACTGTTATTTGGCAGAAAAAGGCAAATTCAAATGCATGCCATAACAAGAATGGTCGTACCAGCAAGATGTGCAACGTTCAAGATGCAGATGACATCTG GTATAAGAAAATGGAAACCTGTATAACACCTATCCCAGAGGGAGCACAGCAGCTACAGAAGTTTCCACAGAGACTATTTGCAGTCCCTCCCAGAATTCTAGAAGGTACCCCAGGTGTTACAGAAGAAGTCTATGAAGAGGATAAGAAGTTGTGGAAGAAGCATGTTGATACATACAAGAGGGTAAACAAGTTGATAGGGAAGTCAAGGTATAGGAATATCATGGACATGAATGCAGGCCTTGGAAGTTTTGCTGCAGTGCTGGATTCTCCCGGCTCCTGGGTCATGAACGTTGTGCCTACGATATCAGAGAGGAACACTCTTGGCATCATCTATGAGCGGGGTCTTATTGGCATATACCATGATTG GTGCGAAGCCTTCTCTACGTACCCTAGGACATATGACCTGATACATGCCAGCGGTGTCTTCAGTTTGTATGAGAACAA GTGTGACCTGGAAGACATTCTTCTTGAGATGGATAGGATTTTGCGTCCCGAGGGCGCTGTCATACTGCGGGACAATGTTGAGGTGCTGAACAAGGTCAGGAGTACGGTGACGGGAATGCGATGGAAGTCCAAGCTACTTGATCACGAAGAAGGCCCGCTCGTGCCTGAAAAACTTCTGATTGCTTTAAAAACGTACTGGGTTGGCAGCAAAGAAGGAAGCAGTCCATAG